aatgctcATTCATTGGACTAAGGGCGGGAAAGAAGAAGCGAGCGGAAGCGGATCCActaattcctcaaatcagtacTTCCCCGGAGTATTGGATCAAGGAAGAAGTGATTGTAGGAGTGAAGTGTTGAGTTGATATAATTTGAAGAAGCGAAGTGGCAGGgccaaagcaagaaaagaagtacgtatttttcacattttcacgtTTCTAGGATTACACAAAGGGATTAGCAAATAAAAGTGCTAATGCCACGACCAGCCCGTAAATTGTTAAAGCTTCCATAAAAGCCAGACTAAGCAATAAAGTACCTCGTATTTTACCCTCTGCTTCTGGTTGTCTAGCAATACCTTCTACGGCTTGGCCCGCAGCAGTACCTTGACCGACTCCGGGTCCAATAGAAGCAAGTCCTACGGCCAATCCAGCAGCAATAACGGAAGCAGCAGAAATTAGGGGATTCATGGTAAGCTcctcacaacaaaaaatgaagaaatggttaatgatataatcaaataaaccaatgaattcttatatataattaatgttattattaatgttatatatttatattatatattaattagttacattacttattatttcatattccaTCACTAAGATCCATACAACTAAACTAAGAACTCCGAACCCAATTTGAGTTAAGAAGTGATGTGATGATATTTGATATTACTGAATCATCAGAACTACTTCAATATCTCGTTTTTATTCACTATCCAAGTCTTTGAAAATCCATAttagttcttctatttctttgttcCGAACCCACTCTTTCAattcctccctccttcatcttctctatATGCATTCATAGGCTTAACTTCATATTCAATCCACATATACAATAAAGTCACAGACGAAAAAGGGAAGAGCTTATATATCGTAATCCATATAAAtaaagtggaatctatatctattaaagtggaatctatatctatataatagAAAGTTGATGGGGAATGAAATAATATAGATGGGTAgtccatatatatgaatatctactatcacatatacatgttttcttccataatgtAAACCATCGCCATCTTATTTCTATTGAATCGGATCGGACCCTGGAATCATCCTTCTAAGCATACACCGGAGttcacatataatatgtaatgTAGCTCGGCCCACCTAACCTACTGAATTTTTCATCTGATTCGTGAactctttcttgtctttgtcattatctcacatGGATACAAACGAAGAGATTCATCAAAGCGAATCATCCCATATCaagatttgattgattgatccAACTCCTCTTAATTCCAATTTTGGTCAATTGTTGAATAGAATGGAATGAAATAGCAACGGTTCCGCAGAACATAGTTCTTGTTGTTTCGTCGCGCGTCCCAAACGGATAACAATTATTTATTATCCAAATTATGAATCTTCGTAATTGACTGGGCAAATAAAGGCGATGTATGACATGAATAGGAAAAAAGGGGGATCTTAGGAAAAATTGGGaatctcccccttttttttacaattccGTAGTGTAATAcgtaatataataaatattaatatcGTACATATATATCTGTTCCTACTCTATATCATACATATCATAAATATAGATTGATATATCAATCATTTCCTCAAGCGGGTATCTTGAGCTACCCATGAATTATTTATTGGAATAAGATTCATGGGcttaattttgaattgattgaaatgaaaaaagaaaaagcgactgtttgaactttgaaattcaaacaaagcattattttcttatttcttatttgtacTCAATGATGACCTTCCatggattcacctatataagccgcggctaaggttgcaaaaatgagagcttgaataCCGCTTGTGAATAATCCGAGGAACATCACAGGTATAGGAATCACTAAAGGTactaaagaaacaagaacaacaactacTAATTCATCGGCCAATATATTCCCGAAAAGTCGAAAACTAAGTGATAAAGGTTTTGTGAAATCTTCTAAGACATTAATTGGTAAAAGTATTGGAGTTGGTTGAATATATTTACCGAAATAACCCAATCCTTTTTAGTAAGGCCTGCATAGAAATATGCCACTGACGTGGGTAAAGCTAAAGCAACAGTAGTATTTATATCATTCGTGGGTGCAGCTAACTCCCCATGAGGTAACTGTATGATTCTCCAAGGTAAAAGAGCACCTGACcagttagaaacaaaaataaataggaaCAGAGTTCCAATAAAAGGAACCCAAGGaccatattcttcttctccaatttgAGTTTTGCTCACGTCTCGAATGAATTCAAGAACATATTCGAAAAAATTCTGACCGTCGGTCGGGATAGTTTGTGGATTCCGAACGGCTATAGCGGCTGAAcctaataagatagcaattacgACCCAGGAAGTTATAAGTACTTGGGCATGCACTTGGAAACCCCTATTTGCCAATAGAAATGTTGGCCTACTTCCACGCCGGATATCTCGTATAACCCCTTTAGTGCGTTGATGGAACATGGTAGAACATTCATATTACCCTCTGACAGAAATGGAACTTAAGAAGGAATTATTTTGATTCAACCATTTATACTAATTTAACTTAACCATATATTTCAGAtattaattaatgaattaatCACGTAATATATCCCCGGCAATGAAAATCTCCTTTTTCACATTCAGGAATAGTAAGAATAACCGATTCAATGAATCTCTGGGTTTCCCGAAGCGAAGTAATTGACTTATCTTATTATTAATCAACGACTTCTTATATAGCTAGAACGTCCCTGACAAATTGCGGATACTAATTTGTTAAGAATCAATCGGATGGAAGCTATAGCGTCATCGTTGGCTGGAATCGGAATATCTGCGAGATCTGGATCACAATTTGTATCGATTAAACAAATAGTTGGAATACCCAAAGTGACGCATTCTCGAAGGGCCGTATATTCTTCTTGCTGATCAATGATGATTACAATATCGGGTAACCCCGTCATATATTTGATACCGCCCAGATATGTTTGAAAGTGAGATAATTGTCTCTTCAATATTGCTGCATCCCGTTTCGGGAGACGACTGAGTTGCCCCATCTCGGCTCTCACTCTCAAGTCCCTGAACTTCTGAAGCCTCGTTTCCGTAGTGGACCAATTCGTTGACATACCACCGAGccattttttattgacataatgACACCGAGCCCTTATTGCAGCTGATGCTACCGAATCAGCTGCCTTATCTTTCGTACCAACTATTAGGAAGTGTTTTCCTCTACTTGCTGCGTCAAAAACTAAATCACAGGCTTCTGATAAAAAACGAGCAGTTCTCGTAAGATTTGTAATATGAATACCTTTACGCTTTGCAGAGATGTAAGGTGCCATTCTAGGATTCCATTTCCTAGTACCATGACCAAAATGAACCCCCGCTTCCATCATCTCTTCCAAATGGATGTTCCAATATCTTCTTGTCATTTATCCCCACACTTCCTCTAAAAAAAAGAGACGAGGTACCctgaaataaataattgttcCAATGGAACCTTCTACCGCGGGTTAACCGTTGATACACGGTCCAAGCTTCATTATGAATTCCTTTACCCTTGGTTTCGATATTCTCTTTATTAACAAATGACCATTATATTAGCTTAGCTAATAATGAATCCGCTCTTATGAACGATTGGATTAGATCCCATAGCATAGAATGGTTGTTCTGATGTATTATGGAAACTCTTTGGCTTTGGGatgcaagaacaaaataatTCTCTGTGGTGGAACAGAATATCTCTCATTTCCCCCcgaaaaaattcttcttttgtatttccaAAGGAATGTTGTTGTATTCCCTTGAACGGTGAACGAATCGTTTGAATCCGGTACCAACGGGTATCATCCCCCCAGAACAACATTCTCTTTCAGACCTTTCAACCAATCAATACGACCCGGAGAGCGGCTTTTGCTAAAACTCGAGCGGTTTCCTGAAACTAGCTTCTGATATGAAACTTTGAGTATTCAGAGATGCTCTCGTTATTCCCAATAAGACGGCTCGGTAACAAATAGCCTCTTCCAAAGCACGACCTGCTCGTTCTGCTCGCAACAATCCGATTAGTTCCCCGGGTGAAAAAACATTAGACATTCCATCTTCTGAAACCAACacttttgatgttatttgtcgTACAataatctctatatgcttattaTGAATCTGTACCCCCTGGGATCGATAAACCTTTTGGATCTTATTAACCAAAGAAATACGACTTTGCGCTATGGTGAGTTCAGCACCAATCAGGAATCCCCAAGGAATTCCAAGAATTCCTGTTATATGTTCGTTCCAACCTTCAACCCTTTTTTCTAGGTTCATCgatattgaatcaatcgaacGAACTTCTAACACTTGTTCAACCTTTGGAAGGCCGTGAGTTATATCACCAGATCtcgatttttcatatataaatgtaactAATGTATCTCCTTCGTAAAAGATTTCTCCATAATCACCATGAACGGTTGCTCCTCGGGTCGCCAAATAGGGTTTAGCTGATCTTATTATGAAAGAGTCAAGATAAACCATTATAACTTGACCAGATTTTATGCGTGTTCCGTGTTTGGATAGACAtacattttcacaaataaaCTGTCCGAGGCTCATTATTCTGGTTGTGGATGTCTCCTCACAATAATCGTGAGGGAGAAAGCACGAACCGAATAGATTAAAAATGATGTCACTGCATGGATTTGCATTAGAGATTCTCCCGTTTTCGTCCACTAAATAATACTTAAGTAGTTGGAAAGTCTGTTTTGGATTATTATTATCCagtattaaatatttatttaacaagatCTCATTATGAGTTATTGAATGATAAGATGgggaaaattatgaattttaggtACAGTACCTAAGGGACCCAACAAATTAAGAATTGGAATCGGGgtatcctctttttctttaattgattcTTTGGTCACATTGTGATATTTCGAAACATTGATGCGAGAacaattagatgatgaaaaaactATAAGAGATTGGCCTTCTTTATTTCTATTAAGAAATGTACGAACGGTTCCTTGATGTTGACTAAGTGATTGAATTTTAaccttggaagaaaaaagattgGTATTGGCGCAATATGACCCAGTATCAGGAATCACTGAACCTGGTCTATCATTCCTCTTTCCGGTATACAAAATAGGAGACTTCACCAATTCAATTCTTATGAAATATCGAATCAGATCATTTGCCCTTACTTCAGCAGAAGAAGCCTGAACCTTTTCTATAGAACCTTTTCTGTCTTGGTCCAAATTCAATACTAAACAAGTACGAACCAATTGAATACTTGTATGGGAAATTCCTCGAATTGGTTTGCCATCCCATAAAGGATATAATTGACAACTTGGAGTCGCAAATTATCCTTTTCCTGTAACATATCCCAGGGAAAAGCGTTACTAGATTTATCCCATCAGCTATTTCATATGTCACTACGGGTCGTactgaaacaaaatattttttcttgataggTGTGATCCGTTGGACATAGACCCAATTTTTCCCTTCCCAATTTTTCCCCTTTGATcccttatccattttttttcttgctcctgGTGGTATCAAGATCCCAATGTGTCGGGATATCTTATCTGTTTCTCCAGGAAAATGGATACCTCCAGAAAAGATTTTcagttcaatctttttttttttttttttctattcggaCCAATCCACCTATTTGGCTTCTTGTATTAAACGTAATTCGTGTATCTACTCCAATGATACTATTGTTCCGTACCATTATGGATGAAGACCCGGGCAAGATATGGACTTCTTCGGGAATGACAAAAAATCGATCTACTTTCATTTGGTATTTCGGTCTAGATTCTTTTGGTCTTCGATACTCAATCAGACCCTCTTTTTTGACGATTGAATCGACCTCTATGATGCCATATTTGGTAATTCCCGAACTGCTTCTTCTGTATCGTGGATCGTCGAAATAAGCAAGAATACTATTTCTACGTAAAATACCATTTGCGGGTATTTCAACCGTGATACTAGTACTAGAATGAGGCGTTAATTCCTTCTCCCGTTCCGGATCATATTGGAATGGTATGATGAATCTATTTCTTCGCCTCTTCGCCAATAAATAAGAATTCTCTTGGAGAATGGCGGGATATATGAAATCCCCATCACCTTTGGATATGACTCGCTCAGATCCTGCTGCATAA
The Nymphaea colorata isolate Beijing-Zhang1983 unplaced genomic scaffold, ASM883128v2 scaffold0284, whole genome shotgun sequence genome window above contains:
- the LOC126409445 gene encoding 30S ribosomal protein S2, chloroplastic; translation: MTRRYWNIHLEEMMEAGVHFGHGTRKWNPRMAPYISAKRKGIHITNLTRTARFLSEACDLVFDAASRGKHFLIVGTKDKAADSVASAAIRARCHYVNKKWLGGMSTNWSTTETRLQKFRDLRVRAEMGQLSRLPKRDAAILKRQLSHFQTYLGGIKYMTGLPDIVIIIDQQEEYTALRECVTLGIPTICLIDTNCDPDLADIPIPANDDAIASIRLILNKLVSAICQGRSSYIRSR